The genomic segment GATGGAGTATTTAGCTTTGTTTCTTCAAGCTAATACTGATCTTAAAGGTCAAAATTGCTTCCCTGCCGGCTGGActaaatgtttgttttcctccGGTTGTTTAGTTAGGCTAGCAAGTGATCTCTGAAGGAACTTCATAAACAACTGACCAACTTGATAAAGTCTTctgaatttttatgtttttgaacTCGATCCTATTTTGCTATTTAAGTGAAAGCTTTTCCGATATCTCTGTTGATGTACAGTGAATAACATgggccttttttctttcctccagctgcCAATATTATCATCCAGACCGAACCTCCCATTCCCATTACAAATAATAGCAGCAATGTGACTAGAGTTGTCCTTGAACCAGACAGCAGGAAAAGGTCTCCAAGTAGCATCGAATGTCCACCATTAAAGAAACCGTGGCTGGGAAAGTAAGAATTAACAACTGCACTTGGCTGGCTGGAATGTACTTTATTGCTGTCAGTGCTGTCAATGTCGCTATTCACTAGTCCCTGTAATTTGAGCTGGTTGGGTCAGAAAATCTGTCCCCTCCTCATGTGGAGACTAAATAATTGGTGGTGGGAGGAGCTCTTTTTTGTCAATGTCTAGAGTGTATACTTTTTGTGAGAAGAATAAAAGTTAAGTGTGCGTTAATGTTTGCTGCCTTACGTAAGTATACGTATGCCTATCTAAATTACTGTCTTGTTCTCGTTTTCTCTAGGCAAGCAAATAACAACCAGAACAAGCCAggatttttgaaaaagaatcaGTATACTAATACAAAATTAGAAGTTCGAAAAATTCCACCAGAATTGAACAATATTACCCAGCTCAACGAACACTTCAGCAAATTTGGAACTATTGTAAACATTCAGGTAAAAAGCAAAGTTCAGGTTTATGCCTGTACGTGGGTATTTTATTTCCCATGAAGCCTTCTTGAATATTGCACCTGAACTACATTCCTTGAAGTCTTAAGGGAAGCTCAGTGGGAGAGTAGATAATCAAATTCAAATAACCCCTTTCTTGGTCTACTCTGTATTATCATCTTCATTCTGTAGACGTGCGTTGGCTTCTGCCTCCATGAGGTCTTCTTAAATCTGAAAGGCTCGCAGGTTTAACAGTATCTAAACCAGCTCAGGTTTTTGAGCAACTTGTGTATAATTTTGGAAGAGATCTTCTAACAATTTCTCTCTTGTATGAGAATGCTACAGTATTTTGTAGTCAGGATTTTGACAAAGATGCTGCAGGAGAGTCTTTATATGCACCAGTTTATTACCAGTTTGCATTCTAGAACTGGCTCCAGTTCAGTCGTGTTCCTTGCACTGTAAGAAGGGGAAAGCACTATTTGAGCAAAACATGGGTAGTTACAGGgttaaaatagcatttattttccatttatttttctagacaAAACAGTTGCTCTTAAGTCCTTTGTTAGAGATCTAAATAAAAGACATACCTGGGAAGCCTCCGTATTTCTTGAGTTGATAATTTTATGTCTTAGCCCAAAAGGTACTGTGGTGCTTTCTGCACCTCAGTAATGAAATGATGCATTTAAAACATGCTATCTCAACCATTATACTAGAAAGTccaagatatatttttattcctgtgattaatttttagagaaaaagcGTCTTATTCAAGACTGTTAGATAATGCGTCTTTGAGAATGTGGTGAACCTTTGCATTGTACATCCTCGGACAGCAGTTTTCATTCAGGAGGTTAGACTAAAGAGCTTCCAAGTCAGCACTAAGGTCTCTTCAGTCATACCCTGTGGCAGTTCACATAGCATCATATATTCAGAGCATTTTGGAGGagaagattttccttttttgtttgggttttttattatttcattttattttgtcttacGATGTATAGGCCTCGCTGCAAGTGCATGTAATATTTGCCAAAAGGTACTTGGCTTTAATTACATCAAATGTTTTACCTGTATTTTGAGCTGTTAATATTGGATGTCCATCCCACTCGTTATTGCAGATTATTCGTAGATTGTTTTGTATTGGTTGTGATGTTTTCGTTTTGAGAAATAACGCATTCTAATGAGCTTTTGATTTAGGTTGCTTTCCAGAATGATCCTGAAGCTGCTCTAATTCAGTACTTAACTAACGACGAGGCTCGGAAGGCGATTTCCAGCACAGAGGCAGTTCTGAACAATCGGTTTATAAGGGTACTGTGGCACAGAGAAAGCGAGCAGCAGCCCCCATTGCtgcagcaacaacagcagcagacaCCCACGCAGTCTCTTCATCACCAGCTTCACCTTCAGCAGCAAGCCCTGACCACGGCTCCAGCTGTAACGATGCATAGCAATCTGTCAAAGGTATTGTGCTATCGTAAACTAGTGATTGAGCGGAGAAGTTTATCGGCATTCCTAAGTGAGCTACTTCAAAAACACGGAGTATATAATCTTTCATTGTTTAATATCTGTTGATACACAGGTGATGAATAAACCACTGGCATCTGGTGCCTATGTCCTTAATAAAGTCCCAGTGAAACGTCGCCTTGGAGCAGCAGGTGGAAACCAGCCTGACTTAAGCCAGCCTGGGGCTGTGGTAGAGGATTCTCAGGTGTGTTCGTGAAGGATGACCGTCTTCATATTTTCAGTTAAAGCTTTGTCCTCTAAACTCAGAAGGAACTGGCAAACAGAACTCGCAAATTCTTCCCAGTTGGTCCTGTTTCTTTTCGCTAATGTTTCATGCAACCATGGTCAATTACTTCTTCCTAGTTTCATTAGCTGTTTATATAAAATAGGGACAAttacttcagaaacaaagaatCGGTGTTTTAAGTAGCATAAAGTATTTTGGCAGTGCTTCATAGTAAACAAGTTTGACAGCCTAGATGTGATGTCAGCTTTTTGTTGGCAAATCTAATTGCTTtcccagtgatttttttttttttgtgctgtgcttTAACGGTAGTGCTAGAAGCTTATAGAAGACTTCTGCATAGAGTCCAAGCTGTTACAGTTTAATTCACAATGATATCGTAGTGCAGCATGTGTTCTTGGCACAGAGGAGtccttttcagaaaggaagtaTGCAGGTGACTCTTGCTGCCTCTTTTGATCACAAAGTATGATGTTAGACTATGACTGCGAAGCTGAATATAATGTAGATGCAGAAGATCAGCTTCAGTGGTCTTCCTAGGATACAGAGGGAATTGCAGATGAAGAAAGTGTCTTTTGCAGAAATCCTTTTGCAGGCATTTAAGGTGATTGCTTCCAAGCAAGTTGACTGTCAGACCAAGGCCTTTGTGCATGTGTTTTAATTGCCTTAGTCTCATTGCACGAACCTGGAAGTCTGTGTTCATGTTTCACAGAATACGTTCCTCTAAAATTCACTGATGGTATATCATATTCTTTTTAAgctaatatatttttgtgtgtgtgtgtttttacaATTTCAGACATTTCCTACTTCTACAAGCCACTCAAAAATGGTTTACAGTTCTTCAAACTTAAAGACATGTATTAAGCCTGGTGCAGGGTCTAAACCTCACGATGTGCAAGaagcccttaaaaaaaaacaggtacTTTACTAGTCATTGGCTGACTGACAGTATAGCAATCAAGTGCTTTATAAAGAGAGGTTTGGTAGGCAACTTAAACTTCAAATATTGCTGTATAGCTTTCTACTCTAGTGTAGTTTTTGTCATTGTTGTCAGACTATCTTGCACACGCACATCGAGGTTAATCTCAGGTAAAAGAGTATTCCTTTGGGGGCGTCTTACTTGACACACTTGGTCGTGCTGgggttttctgggttttcttgAGGCATTTCTCTGATTTTAAATCTCTGCAGGTATGACAACAtaggatatttttctgaagaggtgTCTGAAGGGGACAAAAATCTAGTATAGTGCTTCACCACAGGAAGTTAGCAACTTATATTGGTTTCTTCCTGGTCAGATATGCTTCAAAACTAGTAGTTTTCATTACAGGTTTCACTTCTATAGCTTGAAGAAGAATATACGATGTATATGAGTACATATAATGCTAGAATGCTTTTTACTGATtgaaagaattttcttctcaCGTAGGAGGCCATGAAACTCCAGCAAGAcatgaggaaaaagaagcaggagatgttagaaaaacaaatagaatGCCAGAAAGTAAGTCTGGAATGTCTTCTAGTAAATACATTCTGATTTTGTAGACACCTGTCTGTTCAGTGTTGTTTTTCCTGGGATTTtatatttctgctcttttattGATGCATAGATGTTGATATCCaagctggagaaaaataagGCCATGAAACCAGAAGAGAGAGCAGAAATAATGAAGACCTTAAAAGAACTAGGAGGAAAAATATCTCAGCTAAAGGATGAATTAAAAACTTCATCTACAACCTCTACACCGTCAAAATTGAAGTCCAAGACAGAGGTATTTATTGCACAAGACACTTGCCCGCCTCTCTTTTGGGGACATAATATTAGAAATAGgtataaaacatagcagcattAGATCAAAACACTTCCAAGCAGTATTTTTGAATTTGAGAGTGATAACCACGGACAAGCAAGCTATCACAGAATGTCccgagttggaagggacccacaaggatcatcaagtccaattcctgtccctgcacaggacaaccgCAAAATTCATGTCATGGTTTTAAGGAACTCGATGACCTAGTTTTGCTTGTGGCTCATTCAAGCTTGTTCCAATTCTGAAGCAGAGAATTCTGGGCTCTTCAGAAAATGGGCTGGGGGAGGTGCACGGAGGGAATTAAACTGAATGTCGTGGCAAGTGTGGATATTATATACTGATCTGTCTTACGTCGTTTACATAAATGTTTTGCTGGAGAAGTGGAACAGACCATCAAAAGCACACGGTACAGTTCCGCTTTTCCCTTccactttctctttctgcacCTTTTTCTCTAAGGCACAAAAGGAACTTTTAGATGCAGAGCTGGACTTCCATAAGAGACTCTCTTCTGGGGAAGACACCACTGAACTGCGAAAAAAGCTAAATCAGTTGCAAGTAGAGGTGAGTTTGTCTGGATTGATGCTTTTAATGTCTTTGTGATACATGAATGTTTTAAATCCTTTCAAACCGGGGATGGCTTTGCATGTTATTCGCCTTCTTTAAACAGGCTGCCCGTTTAGGCATTTTGCCTGTTGGTCGAGGAAAGACCGTGCCAGCCCAAGGAAGGGGACGAGGACGGGGTCGCggtgggagaggaaggggcATGTTGAATCACATGGTGGTGGATCATCGTCCCAAAGCACTAACAGTTGGAGGCTTcattgaagaggaaaaagatgaaTTGTTACAGCACTTCTCTGTAAGTATGAGGTCAcgttaaaaagagaaaaacctgaAGAGGAGAATTGTGGCCGAACTATAAATCTGAGATTAAGTAGGTAACCAATACTCTGGATGTGCGCTTCCTTGCAAAGAGAGGCATGCTAAGAACTTTGTAAATACTTGTATCTTCCagaatttggaaaagaaacagttatctttgtttctgttaGTGCAAACAATCAAAGACTTCATCCTGGATCCACAGAACAGGTTATGGATAAGTGAACAGTTTCAAGAGTTATCAAGGGTGTAAATGTAATGTCTTTTACAGCTGCCCAACGCATTCTTTCATGGGCAAAGCGGAATTAACTCTGcattaaagcaaaacagacaTTAGAAGGCTGAAAAATACCTGTCAGCCTCCCTCTGTTTACAAATTGTTCTTCAGATTAGCAATTCATCCCATTTATCTTGCTCCATGCTAGCTCAAGAAGCAAAGCACCATTCTGCTAAACAGAACATCAATTTCATAGTagttaaatttgtttttatgaactcacagcagagcaaggaGCTTGCCTGTTTGCCAGCTAAGTTTGATGGATGTGTGGTTATGTTAACGTAGTTACCATGTTAAAGGGAAAACTGACTTTACATTTCCCTCAGTTAATAAACTTCTTGGAGAGGTCACGTAATACTTCATGAATAGACCCAGCGTGAAATCTGAGCTTGGCCAAGTCAGTTTGGTGTTGCTGGGTGCTTTTTGCAAAGCAAGTGACCGATATGGAGGCCTAATTTTGTAGAATCCTACCCTTTAGAGCTGGACACAGAAACGCAGTAGAGTTCTCGAGAGAACTGGTATTCTGaaagctgctttgtttctggtttGAGTGGGAACAGAATACTTTACAGTTCTTCATAGAGTGGGGTAAGCTTTGCTCCTTCGGGAACTGTTGCTCCCTGCTTCGGCCTCGTTGCTTACCAGAAGGTTAGAGGCTACTGCTACTGTTTTGATCAGGTAAATTCAGTGAAAAACGTTGTGTGGtttgaccaaaaaaaacccctacctGCTTTATGGTAGGATAACAGTGCCATGAACCCTGGGAAGAGTCTTGGGGGGGACCAGagtgccttttttaaaaagatctttGCTTTAATTCTATTTCTGAGAGATCTCATGTTTTTGAAAGGGTTGGTTGTCCTTAGCtgctaaaacaaattttttacAGATGACTACTGCAGTTACTCCAGCTATTATCTTACTGGCTTTTAAACTACTTTTCGTCTGTTATTCACATGAAATCTGAAGTTTGCTACAGTTTTCTTTTGCACTACTTGTACTCCATGATTAAatcccttttttgtttgttttgtttgttccaaTTTTCACCATTATGCagtatataaattttaaaagtgcaaacTTCTTGTGATCTAGCCGCACTGGATTACATTTTTGCCTCCTCCCAGCAGTATACTTACAGAACGTCTTCAGGAGCTCTATAGCAAAGTTTGATTCCTGTTACTGAAATCTCTTTTGCAAATTAATGAGCTGTAAAGGACTTGCTTAACAGGTCTAAAGTACaacagagaaaggcagaaaagaacaAGGGGAACAGTGAATTCTGTGAATTCAATTCTGAGCTATAAATTAATACGcttatttcctttcctcctgcaaAATTAAGCTCCACTTATTCTAATAACAGTAAATCTGAGCTTTCTCCCAAAAATGCAGGTACAAGTGCTGCAGTATTGCTGGGTGATGCAGCTGAGACTGCTCTGTCTCACTTCTCCGTCCAAAAAATAAGGTTTCAGTGGTGCTTCAGTAGGCTGCAGCTGTAGCACATGACGACTGTGTTTCTGGAGAAGAATATTACTGCTGTtcctaatcttttttttctgccatagAAATTTGGAGATATTGAAGACCTTCAAGAAGAGGATTCCCCATTAAGCGTTGTGCTAACTTTTAAATCTCGCTCAGAAGCTGAGAATGTAAGTAGAAtaatggatatattttttttcactgtactaaaaatcagaatttttaacTTCCTGTGTCtgcctttgtattttaaaacttagcAGGCTTTCATCCCACTGGTTTGAGCTGGATAGCGTGGGTGTTTGTTGCTACTGTATATGGTGTCACTAAAGGGGGAAATACCTCCTGTTTACCTTAACAGTAACAGGTCTTGCGCTGGTAAAGGTTCGATGTCGCGATCAGTTCAGATCTCTAATCTTTCCAGATGGCTGGTGGATGAGCATTGTTTAGCAGAATGATGTTTGACTGAAGTGGATGGTGTGGCTTGTATGTCTGAGATCTTCAAGTATGCATCCGCATGATGATCACTGGGCCTAGCTCACTGCTGGTGATCTTAAAAATTCTGTACTTGGTCCTCTTTTTGAAATATGTCCATTTTACAACACAATCCAGGCTGCTAACCAAGGATCCCGGTTCAAAGACCGAAGGCTACAGATATCGTGGTACAAACCGAAGGTACCTTCTGTGTCCACAGAAATTGA from the Phalacrocorax aristotelis chromosome 8, bGulAri2.1, whole genome shotgun sequence genome contains:
- the RBM27 gene encoding RNA-binding protein 27 isoform X3, whose translation is MIIENVDALKSWLAKLLEPICDADPSALANYVVALVKKDKPEKELKAFCADQLDVFLQKETSGFVDKLFESLYTKSYLPSLEPTKVEAKPAGQEKEEVKEELSLKQNFQESVEEERDSRKKKYSSPQRSRADSSEQRTREKKRDDGKWRDYDRYYDRSDLYREKSGWRRGRSKSRSKSRGLSRSRSRSRGRSKDRDTNRSVEHRERSKFKSERNDVEGSYNPVSVSPNKSTEQYSSAQSIPSAVTVVAPAHHLENTTESWSNYYNNHSNPSSFGRNPPPKRRCRDYDERGFCVLGDLCQFDHGNDPLVVDEVSLPSMIPFPPPPPGLPPPPGMLLPPLPGPARNMRLPVPQAHPQAPPPVVLPVPRPPLTQSSLINNRDQPGTSAVPSLAPVGARLPPPLPQNLLYTVSEPANIIIQTEPPIPITNNSSNVTRVVLEPDSRKRSPSSIECPPLKKPWLGKQANNNQNKPGFLKKNQYTNTKLEVRKIPPELNNITQLNEHFSKFGTIVNIQVAFQNDPEAALIQYLTNDEARKAISSTEAVLNNRFIRVLWHRESEQQPPLLQQQQQQTPTQSLHHQLHLQQQALTTAPAVTMHSNLSKVMNKPLASGAYVLNKVPVKRRLGAAGGNQPDLSQPGAVVEDSQTFPTSTSHSKMVYSSSNLKTCIKPGAGSKPHDVQEALKKKQEAMKLQQDMRKKKQEMLEKQIECQKMLISKLEKNKAMKPEERAEIMKTLKELGGKISQLKDELKTSSTTSTPSKLKSKTEAQKELLDAELDFHKRLSSGEDTTELRKKLNQLQVEAARLGILPVGRGKTVPAQGRGRGRGRGGRGRGMLNHMVVDHRPKALTVGGFIEEEKDELLQHFSKFGDIEDLQEEDSPLSVVLTFKSRSEAENAANQGSRFKDRRLQISWYKPKVPSVSTEIEEEESKEEETETSDLFLHEDDDDDDEDEDESRSWRR
- the RBM27 gene encoding RNA-binding protein 27 isoform X4; its protein translation is MIIENVDALKSWLAKLLEPICDADPSALANYVVALVKKDKPEKELKAFCADQLDVFLQKETSGFVDKLFESLYTKSYLPSLEPTKVEAKPAGQEKEEVKEENFQESVEEERDSRKKKYSSPQRSRADSSEQRTREKKRDDGKWRDYDRYYDRSDLYREKSGWRRGRSKSRSKSRGLSRSRSRSRGRSKDRDTNRSVEHRERSKFKSERNDVEGSYNPVSVSPNKSTEQYSSAQSIPSAVTVVAPAHHLENTTESWSNYYNNHSNPSSFGRNPPPKRRCRDYDERGFCVLGDLCQFDHGNDPLVVDEVSLPSMIPFPPPPPGLPPPPGMLLPPLPGPARNMRLPVPQAHPQAPPPVVLPVPRPPLTQSSLINNRDQPGTSAVPSLAPVGARLPPPLPQNLLYTVSEPANIIIQTEPPIPITNNSSNVTRVVLEPDSRKRSPSSIECPPLKKPWLGKQANNNQNKPGFLKKNQYTNTKLEVRKIPPELNNITQLNEHFSKFGTIVNIQVAFQNDPEAALIQYLTNDEARKAISSTEAVLNNRFIRVLWHRESEQQPPLLQQQQQQTPTQSLHHQLHLQQQALTTAPAVTMHSNLSKVMNKPLASGAYVLNKVPVKRRLGAAGGNQPDLSQPGAVVEDSQTFPTSTSHSKMVYSSSNLKTCIKPGAGSKPHDVQEALKKKQEAMKLQQDMRKKKQEMLEKQIECQKMLISKLEKNKAMKPEERAEIMKTLKELGGKISQLKDELKTSSTTSTPSKLKSKTEAQKELLDAELDFHKRLSSGEDTTELRKKLNQLQVEAARLGILPVGRGKTVPAQGRGRGRGRGGRGRGMLNHMVVDHRPKALTVGGFIEEEKDELLQHFSKFGDIEDLQEEDSPLSVVLTFKSRSEAENAANQGSRFKDRRLQISWYKPKVPSVSTEIEEEESKEEETETSDLFLHEDDDDDDEDEDESRSWRR
- the RBM27 gene encoding RNA-binding protein 27 isoform X1; the encoded protein is MIIENVDALKSWLAKLLEPICDADPSALANYVVALVKKDKPEKELKAFCADQLDVFLQKETSGFVDKLFESLYTKSYLPSLEPTKVEAKPAGQEKEEVKEELSLKQNFQESVEEERDSRKKKYSSPQRSRADSSEQRTREKKRDDGKWRDYDRYYDRSDLYREKSGWRRGRSKSRSKSRGLSRSRSRSRGRSKDRDTNRSVEHRERSKFKSERNDVEGSYNPVSVSPNKSTEQYSSAQSIPSAVTVVAPAHHLENTTESWSNYYNNHSNPSSFGRNPPPKRRCRDYDERGFCVLGDLCQFDHGNDPLVVDEVSLPSMIPFPPPPPGLPPPPGMLLPPLPGPARNMRLPVPQAHPQAPPPVVLPVPRPPLTQSSLINNRDQPGTSAVPSLAPVGARLPPPLPQNLLYTVSEHTYEPDGYNPEAPSITSAGRSQYRQFFTRAQTQRPNLIGLTSGEMDTNPRAANIIIQTEPPIPITNNSSNVTRVVLEPDSRKRSPSSIECPPLKKPWLGKQANNNQNKPGFLKKNQYTNTKLEVRKIPPELNNITQLNEHFSKFGTIVNIQVAFQNDPEAALIQYLTNDEARKAISSTEAVLNNRFIRVLWHRESEQQPPLLQQQQQQTPTQSLHHQLHLQQQALTTAPAVTMHSNLSKVMNKPLASGAYVLNKVPVKRRLGAAGGNQPDLSQPGAVVEDSQTFPTSTSHSKMVYSSSNLKTCIKPGAGSKPHDVQEALKKKQEAMKLQQDMRKKKQEMLEKQIECQKMLISKLEKNKAMKPEERAEIMKTLKELGGKISQLKDELKTSSTTSTPSKLKSKTEAQKELLDAELDFHKRLSSGEDTTELRKKLNQLQVEAARLGILPVGRGKTVPAQGRGRGRGRGGRGRGMLNHMVVDHRPKALTVGGFIEEEKDELLQHFSKFGDIEDLQEEDSPLSVVLTFKSRSEAENAANQGSRFKDRRLQISWYKPKVPSVSTEIEEEESKEEETETSDLFLHEDDDDDDEDEDESRSWRR
- the RBM27 gene encoding RNA-binding protein 27 isoform X2, with the translated sequence MIIENVDALKSWLAKLLEPICDADPSALANYVVALVKKDKPEKELKAFCADQLDVFLQKETSGFVDKLFESLYTKSYLPSLEPTKVEAKPAGQEKEEVKEENFQESVEEERDSRKKKYSSPQRSRADSSEQRTREKKRDDGKWRDYDRYYDRSDLYREKSGWRRGRSKSRSKSRGLSRSRSRSRGRSKDRDTNRSVEHRERSKFKSERNDVEGSYNPVSVSPNKSTEQYSSAQSIPSAVTVVAPAHHLENTTESWSNYYNNHSNPSSFGRNPPPKRRCRDYDERGFCVLGDLCQFDHGNDPLVVDEVSLPSMIPFPPPPPGLPPPPGMLLPPLPGPARNMRLPVPQAHPQAPPPVVLPVPRPPLTQSSLINNRDQPGTSAVPSLAPVGARLPPPLPQNLLYTVSEHTYEPDGYNPEAPSITSAGRSQYRQFFTRAQTQRPNLIGLTSGEMDTNPRAANIIIQTEPPIPITNNSSNVTRVVLEPDSRKRSPSSIECPPLKKPWLGKQANNNQNKPGFLKKNQYTNTKLEVRKIPPELNNITQLNEHFSKFGTIVNIQVAFQNDPEAALIQYLTNDEARKAISSTEAVLNNRFIRVLWHRESEQQPPLLQQQQQQTPTQSLHHQLHLQQQALTTAPAVTMHSNLSKVMNKPLASGAYVLNKVPVKRRLGAAGGNQPDLSQPGAVVEDSQTFPTSTSHSKMVYSSSNLKTCIKPGAGSKPHDVQEALKKKQEAMKLQQDMRKKKQEMLEKQIECQKMLISKLEKNKAMKPEERAEIMKTLKELGGKISQLKDELKTSSTTSTPSKLKSKTEAQKELLDAELDFHKRLSSGEDTTELRKKLNQLQVEAARLGILPVGRGKTVPAQGRGRGRGRGGRGRGMLNHMVVDHRPKALTVGGFIEEEKDELLQHFSKFGDIEDLQEEDSPLSVVLTFKSRSEAENAANQGSRFKDRRLQISWYKPKVPSVSTEIEEEESKEEETETSDLFLHEDDDDDDEDEDESRSWRR